A single region of the Gopherus evgoodei ecotype Sinaloan lineage chromosome 3, rGopEvg1_v1.p, whole genome shotgun sequence genome encodes:
- the LOC115649419 gene encoding olfactory receptor 1009-like, giving the protein MAYNHFVAICNPLLYYVILSKKVCFQLVAGSSLCAYVNATVHTCTVFSLSFSHFTVLNHFFCNIHPLQEISCSDFRIKKRVHFLFSAIETIGTIFTILISYTYIIFAMQRIHSMSGSHKAFSNCASHLTVISFLDGTLIFTYSRPSSGSSMDWEKMVAVSDTLVIPMMNPLIYSLRNKEVKDALRRTIHWKIIPLCM; this is encoded by the coding sequence ATGGCCTACAATCACTTTGTGGCCATCTGCAACCCATTGCTTTATTATGTCATCCTGTCCAAGAAAGTTTGCTTCCAACTGGTGGCTGGATCTTCCCTATGCGCCTATGTCAATGCCACTGTGCATACATGTACTGTATTCAGTCTCTCCTTCAGCCACTTCACTGTCCTCAATCATTTCTTCTGCAATATTCACCCACTCCAAGAAATCTCCTGCTCTGACTTTCGCATCAAGAAACGAGTGCATTTTCTCTTTTCAGCCATAGAAACAATAGGCACCATTTTCACCATCCTCATCTCCTACACTTACATCATCTTTGCCATGCAGAGGATTCACTCCATGTCGGGAAGCCACAAAGCCTTCTCCAACTGCGCCTCCCACCTGACTGTCATTTCCTTCTTAGATGGGACCCTGATCTTTACATATTCACGACCCTCATCTGGCAGCTCAATGGACTGGGAGAAAATGGTGGCCGTGTCCGATACCCTTGTGATCCCCATGATGAACCCCCTGATCTACAGCttgaggaacaaggaggtgaaggaCGCCCTGAGGAGGACAATACACTGGAAAATTATTCCTCTCTGTATGTAA